In Setaria italica strain Yugu1 chromosome IX, Setaria_italica_v2.0, whole genome shotgun sequence, the genomic stretch GCATGTCGGAGAGCGCGATCACCAGGTCACCGGACTGCACCATGCCCCTGGCCTTGAGCAGGGAGAAGGTGCGGCTGAGATTGCTCTCCATGTCGTCAGATTCACTGAGCCGAAACGGGATGAGACCCCACTGGAGGTTCAGCCGTCTCCTAACCGACGTCGAGGACGTGAATGCGAAGATTGGGCAGTCGGGGCGGCATCGTGAGAGCAGGGAGGCCATGTGGCCATCCTTGGTGTAGACAAAAACGGCATCGACTCCCAAGTTGTTGGCTGCAACAAATGGCAAAAGTTGGATTCGAATGTTTATTTAGAGATCACTATGTACAAAACGGGATGTAAAGCATCCAAACTAGTTCAGAATTCACCCACGAACTAACTTCTAGGCAATCTCACAGGCAAAGCAGGATGAATCAAAGTGCAGATGTGCATCGGTTTATTAGATGCCTCTGCAATAAAATTACATAGGGTATTGATAAAGCGATTGCATGACTTACCAATTTTTGCCGCTGAATTGCATATTTCCTCTGATATCTTATCAGAAAAGGAAGATGAGACATCTTGAAGCTCCAGAGCCTCATGGCGTTTCTCCTCTCTCCACCACTTTTCAATCCTCAGGCTAACACTCCTAAGGACACTGAGAGCCTTCTCTGGGTACCTTCCCATGGCGGACTCACCAGAAAGCATGAGAGCATCTGCACGCTGGCGGACTGCTTCAGAAACATCAGCAACCTCAGCCCTGGTGGGTAGAGGATACTCGATCATTGATTCCAGAAGCTGAGAAGCAACAATAACTGGCTTGTTGAGTTGTCTGCACATTCTAACTATTTTCTGCTGTACCGAAGGGACTTGTTCCAGGGGAATTTGTGCCCCCAAGTCCCCTCTAGCTACCATTACTCCATCTGATGCACGGATAATCTCCTCCAAGTTCTTCAAAGCATCAATGCTCTCAATCTTTGCAATGACCCCTATATCACTGGCACAAACATGAAACAATCACAATTTAGATGACCAAGCAATGACTTATATATGAAACGAAAACTTCACACAAATGGTGTCTAAGCCATTAATAAGTGTGATGGCTTCACATTTAAACTAGGGCATATAGACCTGGTACACCCTTAAGTGTGCACAACCAAACTGCTAGTGTGCTAATTATTGCACAAAAGAGAACCCTGTGGCAGACTCCTGTAAAACCTCAAGAATTGTTCAATACATGCTCTGGTACTTATTGTCCAGAAGCTGTATGAGATTGTGCAAAATTTGATAACTAGACACTTCTTTCTGTTTTTCCTTTCTGTTTCGGATGTACGGATAGTCAACATAGTGCTATTACGCCAAGCTACATCCTACATGTAAACTTTGCATGTGTTGAGGTAACAACTTTCAAAACTTAAACTTACTTACCTTCCACGGCTCCGTGCAGCAATGTAGCTCTTCAGATGATTAATCACTTCTGCAGACTTGACAAATGATACGGCTATGAAATCTACACCTTCAGCAATTCCAAAATCTATGTCGATCCAATCCTGTAAAGTTGAGATCATAAGTAAAATTTTCATCTGTAAGTAGCACCCAAACCTTTACTAGATATTAGTTGAGTGCAGACTATAAGAAGGATTTCCCACTTAATTTTACAGGCATTTAGACATTATGATCTAGAGTTCTGAAGTGAGCCACAGCCAACCCTTTACATTCTTGAAAATAATTTTAGCAtccaggaaaaaaaactaatcaGGCACCCCAAGGGCCATATGGAATACCATCAATTTACAAGACGATCTGTGTTGAATTTTTATATTGATTGTTGAGCACGAAGTATGAGCAGCATACTTCAAATCAGAGCAAGAACCGTTTCACTATATAAATTACCTTTGATGAAATTGTAGGAAGCATAGCATTCCTCTCTCGCACTACACTGCCGTCGCGCCATATAGTAAGATTAGCCCGTGGCAGCAACAAACCAGGATCAGTGCAACGACACTTCACATCTGGCCCTAACTTTTCAATCACCTCAAACCTGGCCATTCCACCATCCACAAATAGTTCATCGCCAGCTTTAACATCTGGGTAGGGTTTCAACAAATCACCAAAGCAGGAGATATTACAATCACACTAATGGATGGGAGTaatttttcaataaatatataaataagtAGACTCAAGAAAGATGATCATGGCTTATGGATAACCTTCAGCAAAGCCATCGTAATTCACATGAATGATTCGATCTGGCAGTGATGTGTCAGAAGATCTAACGCTGAATGTCCAAACTTCTCCATCCTGCCAAATCCAGTAAAAGGGTAAGTTCTGATGAGTGATTATTAGAACAGCTCGACACTAAAACTTCAGTACATTAGAGTTTAGATTAAAAGTGAATGAATTAGATGGTTTACTTTTAAAGTACTTATAGTGTGTACATGATCTGAACTCAAAGATCTTTGTTAGGTCATGGCACATTTGCCTTCTCTCAGAACAATTTAGTGATTAGGTTCCATCATAATTTTAAATCGGGCTCTTTTTATGCTATAACAATATGGACTATGGTTTTCCAGTTTCCACCCTCCCGCTTCAGAAAAGTTTGGTAGTTGAACTCCCTCGCTGTTCCCAACAGATTTTCACTACAATCTCAACCTAAGCGGAAGCTATGTCTGCTTGTCTCTCTAAATTAGTGGAAGACACGGTCAATAAACCAGATTACTCTCGTCATCTCATGCACTGAATAACATATGGCCTTAGCAAGTGCAAGCGATGCAGTTtagtattattttttttatcataggTAACTAGAGTTTTACCAGGAAGTTTTGATATTTTGTAACACATTTAAGAGATAAGAAGAGAAACCTAATTTCATCACACATCTTACATAAACGAAGCTCAAGATTGATTCTCATCCTGAATTTACACACTAAATCTCATCCCGAATATCATCACTTCATTGTCCTCTGAAGATCTCATCAGATGAACTATGAATCAGATCCTAGGTCTCTAGCGTTTAAGCACGGAATAAAGGGGCCAGTACTCACCTCAGCCTTTGCGGAGGGCGCGCCGCCGAGGTCGCCCATGTGGATCTCGCTCCCCTCGGTGTCCATCATGACCGCGACGGCGAATCCCTTCTCGTCGTTGAGCCTCCGCACGGCGCGGATGACCCCGCGGTGCCACTCGCGGTCGCCGTGGCACATGTTGACCCGCGCGACGTTCATGCCGCCGACGGCGAGAGCCtcgagctcggcggcgccgcAGGTGGAAGGGCCCACGGTGCAGATCAGCTTGGTGCGCCGCGTGCTCCGGAAGCCGTTCTCCCGCAGCTCCGCCTCCGTGGCGGCGTCCACGACGATGGCCGCGGGGTGGGCCGCCGCCAACGTGTAGACGCCGTTCGGGGTGGGGGCCGGGTCGGGGAAGGAGGTGAGGTCGGAGGACGAGGttgcgaggcggcggccggggccgcggcgttgggggcgggggcggaagTGGGAGCTGACGgggaggcggtggaggtggtgggagGAGGGGTTAGAGGGTTTAGGAGGTGTCGGGAGGTGGAGAGCGCGAGCGGTGGTGGCCATGGCAGCCCGCTACGGCGGCGATAGTAGTCGAGGAGGCTGGAGACAGCGGCGAGAGCGGGTCaggtaggcggcggcggaggtgtggCTCTGGCTTTGGGAATGTCGCCCGCGGCGCTGCGAGTTCAGGACGGCTGCTATGGCGGGTACGGGCGTATGACTCCCTGGACCCTGGCTGTGGCCCTGCGGCTGCGGATGACGGAGATGCTGAGCTGGGCGGTTGGATGCAGTGTCAGATGCCAACGGCGCCTCGTCAGATACGGATCTGGGATACTGTCAAAACTCAAAAAAGCATCGCTGGCGTTAAACTTTTTGTGCAGTATCGTGAAGAGACAAATAATCGAtgtcagaaaaagaaaagaaagacttTTAACAATACTTGTCTCTTAGGAAAATTACAACTATTTCATCTCTCGATTAAACCTTAGCTCTAGGGGTTGTTGCCTCCCCACCGATCTCTACAGGTACATGGAGAGGAAAAGTGATCTTTATAGATCCATATGGCTCGGCTCACCATTGTGAGAGCAGTTTTTATGATGGCCCGTAGCTTATAAGTACATATATGATTAAAACCTGACCATAAAGATAAAATATTACGGTAATACTTGGAATCGTACGTCCGACACGCCGGACGCTGTGGAGGCCACGTGACTCTCTCCCATCCACACGTTTTTATCCTTATCTCTAGTGGCAGCTGGACGACAGCTCCACTTCCATCCACATGTTTTTAACACTGCTTGCCTTCGATGAGGCAGTTGTGCTTTGATGGGGCCTCGCTCGCGCCGGGCAGCTCTCCAACGAGTGAGCAGCAACGCTTTGGCGGGTGCTCCGATGAGCGAGGCAGCAACGCTGGGTGGTGCTCCGGTGAGTGGACAACAGCGCTTCGGCGACTACTTCGGCAAGCGAAGCAGCGGCGTAAGGTGAAGCTCCAGTGAGCGAACGAACAACGCTGGGCGGCAGCGCTCCGCTATGCAGTGCTCCTCCTGCCAGGTTTTGATGCATGTTGTAAGCGTATGTTTCAAGTGTTTCGGATATTTCAGAagaatgttgcaagtgtttcatgCAAATGTTGCAAACTAGATTTAGATGTTGCCATGTTGCATATGTTTCACACACATGTTGTAAGTGTTTTATCTGGATGTTGCATTTTCAATGAGGGATTTGAATATTCCATGCAACACGAAACAGATGTTGCGGTGggttttttcctcatcatcaacagaTGGCTAATAAATCTTCTTAACatgttttttgatgttgcaaacagTGATTT encodes the following:
- the LOC101769458 gene encoding pyruvate kinase isozyme A, chloroplastic, whose translation is MATTARALHLPTPPKPSNPSSHHLHRLPVSSHFRPRPQRRGPGRRLATSSSDLTSFPDPAPTPNGVYTLAAAHPAAIVVDAATEAELRENGFRSTRRTKLICTVGPSTCGAAELEALAVGGMNVARVNMCHGDREWHRGVIRAVRRLNDEKGFAVAVMMDTEGSEIHMGDLGGAPSAKAEDGEVWTFSVRSSDTSLPDRIIHVNYDGFAEDVKAGDELFVDGGMARFEVIEKLGPDVKCRCTDPGLLLPRANLTIWRDGSVVRERNAMLPTISSKDWIDIDFGIAEGVDFIAVSFVKSAEVINHLKSYIAARSRGSDIGVIAKIESIDALKNLEEIIRASDGVMVARGDLGAQIPLEQVPSVQQKIVRMCRQLNKPVIVASQLLESMIEYPLPTRAEVADVSEAVRQRADALMLSGESAMGRYPEKALSVLRSVSLRIEKWWREEKRHEALELQDVSSSFSDKISEEICNSAAKIANNLGVDAVFVYTKDGHMASLLSRCRPDCPIFAFTSSTSVRRRLNLQWGLIPFRLSESDDMESNLSRTFSLLKARGMVQSGDLVIALSDMLQSIQVMNVP